One stretch of Akkermansia sp. RCC_12PD DNA includes these proteins:
- a CDS encoding 2-isopropylmalate synthase: MKEHIHIFDTTLRDGEQCPGAAMTVEQKVRIAMQLEALGVDVIEAGFPVISDGDFQAVRTVAERTESSRVCGLARCVEKDILAVHEAVAPAGNRGRIHLVLATSPIHRQYKMNKSREEILAMAVKGVSLAAGLCREVQFSAEDASRTEPDFLAEVVEAVIGAGASIVNIPDTVGYTMPDEFHRLISYLKSNVPNVDRAVISVHCHDDMGMAVANSLAAIRAGARQVEGTINGIGERAGNTALEEVVMAVHSRPDFFSGLETGIRTRELVKTSRIVAEMSGMAVPRSKAVVGANAFSHGSGIHQDGILKNRSTYEIMNPEEIGWGPTELPLTKHSGRHAVKMRLDALGFSIPEEDMPRFFELFKQRGDRCKFVYDDDLSDMARSMLA; the protein is encoded by the coding sequence ATGAAAGAACACATACATATTTTTGATACGACGCTGAGGGACGGGGAACAATGCCCCGGAGCCGCCATGACCGTGGAACAGAAGGTGCGGATAGCCATGCAGCTTGAAGCCTTGGGCGTGGACGTCATTGAAGCCGGGTTCCCCGTCATTTCCGACGGCGACTTCCAGGCCGTCCGCACCGTGGCGGAGCGCACGGAGTCAAGCCGCGTCTGCGGTCTGGCCCGCTGCGTGGAAAAAGACATTCTGGCCGTTCATGAGGCCGTGGCTCCGGCCGGGAACCGGGGGCGCATCCACCTCGTTCTGGCGACTTCCCCCATTCACCGCCAGTATAAGATGAACAAGAGCCGCGAGGAAATCCTGGCGATGGCCGTCAAGGGCGTCTCCCTGGCCGCGGGGCTGTGCCGGGAAGTGCAGTTTTCCGCGGAGGACGCCTCCCGCACGGAACCCGATTTTCTGGCGGAGGTGGTGGAAGCCGTCATTGGCGCGGGAGCCTCCATCGTCAACATCCCGGACACGGTGGGGTACACGATGCCGGATGAATTCCACCGCCTGATCTCCTACTTGAAGTCCAACGTCCCCAACGTGGACCGCGCCGTCATTTCCGTGCACTGCCATGACGACATGGGGATGGCCGTGGCCAATTCCCTGGCGGCCATCCGGGCCGGAGCCCGGCAGGTGGAAGGGACGATCAACGGCATCGGGGAACGGGCCGGAAACACCGCTCTGGAGGAGGTCGTCATGGCGGTCCATTCCCGCCCGGACTTCTTTTCCGGCCTGGAAACAGGCATCCGGACGCGGGAGCTGGTGAAAACCAGCCGCATCGTGGCGGAGATGAGCGGCATGGCTGTTCCCCGTTCCAAGGCCGTGGTGGGGGCGAACGCTTTTTCCCACGGTTCCGGCATTCATCAGGACGGCATCCTGAAAAACCGCAGCACGTATGAAATCATGAACCCGGAGGAAATAGGCTGGGGCCCTACGGAACTGCCCCTGACCAAGCATTCCGGCAGGCACGCCGTGAAAATGCGGCTGGACGCGCTGGGCTTTTCCATCCCGGAAGAAGACATGCCGCGTTTCTTCGAACTGTTCAAGCAGCGCGGAGACCGCTGCAAATTCGTGTATGACGACGATCTGTCAGACATGGCCAGGTCCATGCTGGCCTGA
- a CDS encoding sugar transferase produces the protein MYGNGIKRLMDFSLALAALALLSVPFLLLALLLALANRGTPFFRQTRPGRGGRLFRIVKFKTMTDARDSRGELLPDEQRLTRAGALVRSLSLDELPQLFNVLAGQMSFIGPRPLLPEYLPLYTAEQARRHDVRPGITGWAQVNGRNAISWERKFELDVWYVDHLNFLLDMRIIFLTLAKVVRRQGISAEGCATMQKFTGSGK, from the coding sequence ATATACGGGAATGGCATCAAGCGTCTTATGGATTTTTCTCTCGCACTGGCGGCCCTGGCTCTGCTGTCCGTGCCGTTCCTGCTGCTGGCGCTGCTGCTGGCCCTTGCCAACCGGGGAACGCCGTTTTTCCGCCAGACGCGCCCGGGGCGCGGCGGCAGGCTGTTCCGCATTGTCAAATTCAAGACCATGACGGATGCCCGTGATTCCCGCGGAGAACTGCTTCCGGACGAACAGCGCCTGACGCGCGCGGGGGCCCTGGTGCGTTCCCTGTCTCTGGATGAATTGCCCCAGTTGTTCAACGTTCTGGCCGGGCAAATGAGCTTCATTGGTCCCCGGCCGCTGCTGCCGGAATACCTTCCCTTGTATACAGCGGAGCAGGCGCGCCGCCACGACGTGCGGCCCGGCATCACGGGATGGGCCCAGGTGAACGGGCGCAATGCCATCAGCTGGGAACGCAAGTTTGAGCTGGATGTCTGGTATGTGGACCATCTGAACTTCCTGCTGGATATGCGCATTATTTTTTTAACGCTGGCCAAAGTGGTCCGGCGGCAGGGCATCAGCGCGGAAGGGTGCGCCACCATGCAAAAATTCACGGGTTCAGGAAAATGA
- a CDS encoding EpsG family protein, with protein sequence MAVAVYQAGTGVIYTGSMAKMNNFTGFVFVVALILYMGARPVSPEFGDTINYAAEFQTLQTEESGNWMAQATSLRGEWLFALILHAWVQYGNVHDYFLSCSAVYVGALALASYRIFGGRWFIPFLTACAMFTFWVYGVNGIRNGMAASVMILGLSFRDNLKYLVLFSLLAVSLHKSMALLIGAGACAWFLTDTRYYVAAWLACIVAVILAGPAIGEMIASSGLFDDPRLTLYISSAEEVKAASPFFSSTGFRWDFLLYSALPIVTGCYFIFRQEYRDAMYTWLLNIYIAANAFWILCMYAAFSNRFAQLSWFLMGFVFIYPFFKYRFWADQEKKLAGFFPLIYAFTFYMNIYNA encoded by the coding sequence ATGGCCGTCGCTGTATATCAGGCGGGAACCGGCGTGATTTATACGGGTTCCATGGCCAAAATGAATAATTTCACAGGATTTGTCTTTGTTGTGGCGCTGATCCTGTACATGGGGGCCCGCCCGGTCAGCCCGGAATTCGGAGATACCATCAATTACGCCGCGGAATTCCAGACGCTTCAGACGGAGGAAAGCGGCAACTGGATGGCGCAGGCGACATCCCTGCGCGGGGAATGGCTGTTTGCCCTTATTCTGCATGCGTGGGTGCAGTACGGGAATGTCCACGACTATTTTCTTTCCTGTTCTGCAGTGTACGTGGGGGCTCTGGCGCTGGCCAGCTACAGGATTTTCGGCGGAAGGTGGTTCATTCCCTTTCTGACGGCTTGCGCCATGTTCACCTTCTGGGTTTACGGGGTCAACGGAATCCGCAACGGCATGGCCGCCTCCGTGATGATTCTCGGTCTGTCCTTCCGGGATAACCTCAAGTACCTGGTGCTTTTTTCCCTTCTTGCCGTCAGCCTGCACAAATCCATGGCTCTGCTCATCGGAGCCGGAGCCTGCGCCTGGTTCCTGACAGATACCCGGTATTATGTGGCGGCGTGGCTGGCCTGCATTGTGGCGGTTATTCTGGCCGGTCCGGCCATTGGGGAAATGATTGCCTCTTCCGGCCTGTTTGACGATCCGCGCCTGACCCTCTACATCAGTTCCGCGGAGGAGGTAAAGGCGGCCAGCCCCTTCTTCAGCAGCACGGGGTTTCGCTGGGATTTCCTCCTTTACAGTGCGCTTCCCATCGTGACGGGCTGTTATTTTATTTTCAGGCAGGAGTACCGGGATGCCATGTATACGTGGCTGCTCAATATTTACATCGCGGCGAATGCGTTCTGGATTCTCTGCATGTATGCGGCGTTCAGCAACAGGTTCGCCCAGCTCTCCTGGTTCCTGATGGGATTCGTATTCATTTATCCCTTCTTCAAGTACAGGTTCTGGGCGGATCAGGAAAAGAAGCTGGCCGGTTTTTTCCCGCTGATTTATGCGTTTACCTTCTACATGAATATTTACAACGCATGA
- a CDS encoding nucleoside-diphosphate sugar epimerase/dehydratase, with product MPITHSPIARSLYYTRHYLLNVNGKFIFFLDIAVASFMTVLACYYCRFLYRGDWVDNNLLYALLVDFAVTAFFLWNSGVYKTLVRYTTMKDLLRIMVAVLLSNVVLYVFSIIVWPAYFRIFIACGIFNFILTSLALIGCRMACIGGRRWLENFNSNKTVASITTTGRKRAALVGKLDACLLKASLIKSLKSDEYEIVGILTSEPHADGKKIKGIPVRFVKEVSDVEEVLDVFQASAIIFVGKGYLLEEKKLADICLERGINLLVSHDLFQSFDDYSGFAVDGVQIEDLMEREEIKIDEEVISEGIRDSVVMVTGAAGSIGSELVRQLCRFSPRKIVLLDHAETPLWMIRKEIEKDYPHIPIAGAVTSICHHRQMERRMREYRPDLIFHAAAYKHVPIMEEDPCTAVVNNVKGTMHVASLAVKYGVKRFIMVSTDKAVNPTSVMGATKRLAEMYVQSLGEALKQNPEKGSTIFITTRFGNVLGSAGSVIPFFKEQIKRGGPVTVTHPEIVRYFMTIPEACRLILQANAMGKGGEIFVFDMGEQVKIVDLAEKMIRLAGLSPLKDIRIVFTGLRPGEKLYEELLTDDEQTLETAHKRIRIFQTRKYEISSLKNSLETLVSHAESLRMEDTIRSMKQLIPEYKSNNSPYQKYDYLHSKKLLTI from the coding sequence ATGCCCATAACTCACAGCCCCATAGCGCGATCTCTCTATTACACCAGGCATTATTTACTGAATGTCAACGGGAAGTTTATCTTCTTCCTGGATATTGCGGTGGCGTCTTTCATGACGGTGCTGGCGTGCTATTATTGCCGGTTCCTCTACCGGGGGGACTGGGTGGACAACAATCTGCTGTACGCCCTTCTTGTCGATTTTGCGGTTACGGCCTTCTTCCTCTGGAATTCGGGAGTTTACAAAACGCTTGTCCGTTATACGACCATGAAGGACCTGCTGAGGATCATGGTGGCCGTTCTTCTGTCCAACGTGGTTTTGTACGTGTTCAGTATCATTGTATGGCCGGCGTATTTCCGGATATTCATTGCCTGCGGCATTTTCAATTTCATTCTGACTTCTCTAGCGCTGATCGGATGCCGCATGGCGTGCATCGGCGGAAGAAGATGGCTGGAGAATTTCAATTCCAATAAAACGGTTGCTTCCATTACCACAACCGGACGCAAGAGGGCGGCATTGGTCGGAAAACTGGATGCCTGCCTGTTGAAGGCTTCCCTGATCAAAAGCCTGAAGAGTGATGAGTATGAGATTGTGGGCATCCTGACGTCGGAACCGCATGCGGACGGGAAGAAAATCAAGGGCATTCCGGTGCGTTTCGTCAAGGAAGTTTCCGATGTGGAGGAGGTTCTGGATGTTTTCCAGGCCTCGGCCATCATTTTCGTGGGAAAAGGATATCTTCTGGAGGAAAAAAAGCTGGCCGACATCTGCCTGGAGAGGGGCATCAACCTGCTCGTTTCCCATGATCTTTTCCAGTCGTTTGACGACTATTCCGGATTTGCGGTGGACGGGGTGCAGATTGAAGACCTGATGGAGCGCGAGGAAATCAAGATCGACGAAGAAGTCATTTCCGAAGGAATCAGGGACAGCGTGGTGATGGTGACAGGAGCCGCCGGCTCCATAGGCAGCGAGCTCGTCAGGCAGTTGTGCCGGTTTTCCCCCCGGAAGATCGTGCTGCTTGACCATGCCGAGACGCCGCTGTGGATGATCCGCAAGGAAATAGAAAAGGATTATCCGCATATTCCCATCGCAGGCGCCGTGACCAGCATCTGCCACCACCGCCAGATGGAGCGGCGCATGCGGGAGTACAGGCCGGATTTGATTTTCCACGCCGCCGCGTACAAGCACGTTCCCATCATGGAGGAAGATCCCTGCACGGCCGTGGTCAATAATGTGAAAGGAACCATGCACGTGGCCTCTCTGGCCGTCAAGTACGGCGTCAAGCGGTTTATCATGGTTTCCACGGACAAGGCGGTGAATCCTACCAGCGTCATGGGAGCCACCAAGCGCCTGGCGGAAATGTACGTCCAGAGTCTGGGAGAAGCATTGAAACAGAATCCGGAAAAAGGTTCCACCATCTTCATCACCACCCGTTTCGGCAATGTGCTGGGAAGCGCCGGTTCCGTGATTCCCTTCTTCAAGGAACAAATCAAGAGAGGGGGGCCCGTGACGGTGACCCACCCTGAAATTGTCCGTTATTTCATGACTATTCCGGAGGCTTGCCGGCTGATTCTACAGGCGAATGCCATGGGGAAGGGCGGCGAGATTTTCGTGTTCGACATGGGCGAACAGGTCAAGATCGTGGATCTGGCTGAAAAAATGATACGCCTGGCGGGGCTTTCCCCCTTGAAGGATATCCGCATCGTCTTTACCGGATTGCGCCCCGGAGAAAAGCTGTATGAAGAGCTTCTGACGGATGATGAGCAAACCCTGGAAACTGCCCACAAGCGCATCCGAATTTTCCAGACCAGAAAATATGAAATTTCCTCCCTGAAGAATTCCCTGGAAACCCTGGTCTCCCATGCTGAATCCCTCCGGATGGAGGATACCATCCGTTCCATGAAGCAGTTGATTCCCGAATATAAAAGCAATAATTCCCCTTATCAGAAATATGACTACCTGCACTCAAAAAAACTCCTCACCATCTAA
- a CDS encoding aminotransferase class I/II-fold pyridoxal phosphate-dependent enzyme, whose amino-acid sequence MIWLSLAQTGEAEERFVREAFDSKWVTTVGPNVDAFERDLEEYLGERHVVALASGTSALHLGLVMLGVGPGDEVLCQSMTFAASANPIVYQGASPVFVDSEEKTWNMSPEFLEEAIRDRIRQTGRAPKAIIPVDLYGMPASMTEIMEIAGKYGIPVLEDAAEALGSEYRGRKCGIFGTYGVFSFNGNKIITTSGGGALCCPDEESRNRVKFYATQARDQAPHYEHSHIGYNYRLSNVCAGIGRGQMLSLPSFLEKRRNIHEQYRNRLSGVPGLSLLENPSSHYRSNHWLTCVLVNPEEARFDRETLRLALQKAGVESRPLWKPMHLQPVFRSCPFYGAGVSDRLFERGLCLPSGSALGQEELDLIIDVISNL is encoded by the coding sequence ATGATCTGGCTGTCCCTGGCGCAGACGGGAGAGGCGGAAGAGCGGTTTGTACGGGAGGCTTTTGATTCCAAATGGGTGACGACGGTAGGGCCGAATGTGGACGCCTTTGAACGGGATCTTGAAGAGTACCTGGGCGAGCGGCATGTCGTGGCTCTGGCGTCCGGAACGTCTGCCCTGCATCTGGGGCTGGTGATGCTGGGCGTAGGGCCTGGGGACGAAGTCCTCTGCCAGTCCATGACGTTTGCGGCGTCCGCCAATCCCATTGTTTACCAGGGAGCTTCCCCCGTGTTTGTGGACAGTGAGGAAAAAACATGGAACATGTCTCCCGAATTTCTGGAGGAAGCCATCAGGGACCGCATCAGGCAGACGGGCCGCGCTCCCAAAGCCATTATTCCGGTGGACCTTTACGGCATGCCCGCCAGCATGACGGAGATTATGGAAATTGCCGGGAAATACGGCATTCCCGTGCTGGAGGACGCCGCAGAAGCGCTGGGTTCCGAGTACCGGGGGAGAAAATGCGGCATATTTGGCACTTATGGCGTTTTTTCTTTCAACGGGAACAAGATCATCACCACCTCCGGCGGGGGCGCCCTGTGCTGCCCGGATGAGGAATCCCGGAACAGAGTCAAATTTTACGCCACCCAGGCACGGGACCAAGCGCCGCATTATGAACATTCCCACATCGGCTATAACTACCGTCTCAGCAACGTGTGCGCGGGCATAGGCCGCGGCCAGATGCTTTCCCTCCCCTCATTCCTGGAGAAGAGGCGCAACATTCATGAGCAGTACAGAAACCGGCTTTCCGGCGTTCCAGGGCTGTCCCTGCTGGAAAACCCGTCCTCCCATTACCGTTCCAACCACTGGCTGACCTGCGTGCTGGTCAATCCGGAAGAAGCACGTTTTGACCGGGAAACGTTGCGGCTGGCCTTGCAGAAAGCGGGCGTGGAAAGCCGCCCCCTCTGGAAGCCCATGCATTTACAGCCCGTGTTCCGTTCCTGTCCTTTTTATGGCGCCGGCGTGTCGGACCGCCTGTTTGAGCGGGGGCTCTGCCTGCCGTCGGGGAGCGCCCTGGGCCAGGAAGAACTGGACCTCATCATTGATGTGATTTCCAACCTTTAA
- a CDS encoding polysaccharide biosynthesis/export family protein yields MKYLHPFLRSTVWSRLLVGAVLVCVLSACVKPEEVNYVQNLVLDQKSSIGKEYKIVIKKDDRLFISVSSKNPTLAQMFNKDSGSVSSPRDDERGYFVNTDGDIVFPVLGRIKAVGKTCTQLANDIENEIIREGYIKDPAVSVRLMNFKFSVLGEVSKPGNYEIKGERLTLLEALSKAGDLNMDGNRDIYIIREAGGERIASKVDLRNSDLFHSPYYYIQQNDVIYVTPSDRKVNTRSEQLQIYPYLISGTSIAMVILAFCI; encoded by the coding sequence ATGAAATACCTACATCCATTCCTCCGTTCCACCGTGTGGAGCCGCCTTCTGGTGGGCGCCGTCCTGGTATGCGTTCTCTCCGCCTGTGTCAAGCCTGAAGAAGTCAATTATGTCCAGAACCTGGTGCTGGACCAGAAATCTTCCATCGGGAAGGAGTATAAAATAGTCATCAAGAAGGATGACCGCCTCTTCATTTCCGTCAGCAGCAAGAATCCCACCCTCGCCCAGATGTTCAACAAGGACAGCGGCAGCGTTTCCAGCCCCAGGGACGACGAGCGCGGATACTTCGTGAATACGGACGGCGATATCGTGTTCCCCGTTCTGGGCAGAATCAAGGCTGTGGGCAAGACCTGCACCCAGCTGGCGAACGATATTGAAAACGAGATTATCAGGGAAGGGTACATCAAGGACCCTGCCGTCAGCGTGCGCCTGATGAACTTCAAATTCTCCGTTCTCGGGGAAGTGTCCAAGCCGGGCAATTATGAAATCAAGGGGGAACGCCTGACGCTGCTGGAAGCGCTGAGCAAGGCTGGAGACCTGAACATGGATGGCAACCGTGACATTTATATCATCCGGGAGGCTGGGGGAGAGCGCATCGCGTCCAAGGTGGACCTGCGCAACAGCGACCTGTTTCATTCCCCCTATTACTATATCCAGCAGAATGACGTTATTTACGTCACTCCGTCCGACAGAAAAGTGAATACCCGGAGCGAGCAGCTCCAGATTTATCCCTACCTCATTTCCGGCACCTCTATTGCCATGGTCATCCTGGCCTTCTGCATTTAA
- a CDS encoding glycosyltransferase family 4 protein — translation MRKKLIRIAAAPMSLDLLLRGQLNYLNGYFDVLAVASPGVEHARIRRREGVETVELEIERTISLWKDLKSLWRLFALFRRERPWGVHSLTPKAGLLSMAAAALARVPVRVHTFTGLIFPYRKGAFKFLLRQMDRLTCLFATHVIPEGEGVRKLLIAEKVTGKSLEVLAYGNVNGVDLEHFRQSGRREEERRRLGLPAGAVLFVFVGRITEDKGIRELLAAFSALRGDEEQGGIPVFLALVGGLEGYAAADLEMPGVFVPGFQEDIRPWLEAADVFVLPSYREGFPNSLLQAGAMGLPSIAADVCGCNEIIEDGVNGLLVAVRDEEALRSAMASFRDDPERRRQMGARAAENVRRKYSCRMVWDALLNFYGRIS, via the coding sequence ATGAGAAAAAAACTCATCAGGATTGCGGCGGCTCCCATGTCTCTGGACCTGCTGCTCAGGGGGCAGTTGAATTACCTGAACGGGTATTTTGACGTTCTGGCCGTAGCTTCCCCCGGTGTGGAGCATGCGCGCATCCGCCGGCGTGAAGGCGTGGAGACCGTGGAGCTTGAAATAGAGCGGACGATTTCCCTGTGGAAGGATTTGAAGAGTTTGTGGCGTTTGTTTGCCCTGTTCCGCCGGGAACGCCCCTGGGGCGTGCACTCCCTGACTCCTAAAGCCGGTCTTTTAAGCATGGCCGCCGCCGCCCTGGCCCGTGTTCCCGTGCGGGTGCATACGTTCACCGGGCTGATTTTCCCCTACCGGAAAGGCGCGTTTAAATTCCTGCTCAGGCAGATGGACCGCCTTACATGCCTGTTCGCCACCCATGTCATCCCGGAGGGTGAAGGTGTCAGAAAGCTTCTGATTGCGGAAAAAGTGACGGGAAAATCTCTGGAAGTCCTGGCCTACGGTAATGTCAACGGCGTTGATTTGGAGCATTTCCGGCAATCCGGCCGCCGGGAGGAGGAAAGGCGGCGTCTTGGTCTTCCCGCAGGGGCCGTTTTGTTTGTCTTTGTCGGCAGAATCACGGAAGACAAGGGCATCCGGGAATTGCTTGCCGCGTTTTCCGCATTGCGCGGAGATGAGGAGCAGGGGGGAATTCCTGTTTTTCTAGCGCTGGTGGGTGGTCTGGAAGGTTATGCTGCAGCTGATTTGGAGATGCCCGGAGTGTTCGTGCCCGGCTTTCAGGAGGACATCCGGCCCTGGCTGGAAGCCGCGGACGTTTTTGTTCTGCCCAGCTACAGAGAGGGATTTCCAAACTCCCTTCTTCAGGCGGGAGCGATGGGACTGCCTTCCATCGCCGCGGATGTGTGCGGATGCAATGAAATTATAGAAGATGGCGTGAACGGCCTGCTGGTGGCCGTCCGGGATGAAGAGGCGTTGCGCAGCGCCATGGCCTCCTTCCGGGATGATCCGGAACGGCGGCGGCAAATGGGCGCGAGAGCCGCGGAAAATGTAAGGAGGAAATATTCCTGCCGGATGGTATGGGATGCCCTGCTCAATTTTTACGGGAGAATATCATGA
- a CDS encoding glycosyltransferase translates to MNTSIQNGAELPLVSVIVPIYNLETSISACLDSLLSQTWPSLEIILVNDGSTDHTPDILNKYAARHSCMTAIHQNNAGVDAARYAGMDRATGQYVMFLDGDDVVFPDCVEAMTRMAMRENADIVIGDYVRHLDRFGLFRRKDGAIPENRVVERQEFLSSYYSGFFGMDRYGLFYTYGKMCTKLYGREFLLASRPAPSGLRYAEDQLFNLRVFPAAERIALLAKDVYVYKFGGVTGNLTLSLFDDMIRLHSRKMGMTDREDWKKSELRAFLNNVRSFLATLAVSGQLTARSMPEALQKLNESSIWRQALEAHPGVDDSFFSAMRRNDHAAAYRELSRNTFLKKVSYRLRRIILKLVR, encoded by the coding sequence ATGAACACTTCCATCCAAAACGGCGCAGAGCTTCCCCTGGTCAGCGTCATTGTTCCCATCTACAATCTGGAAACGAGCATCTCCGCCTGCCTGGACAGCCTGCTGTCCCAGACCTGGCCTTCTCTGGAAATCATCCTGGTCAACGACGGTTCCACGGACCATACGCCGGATATTCTGAACAAGTATGCGGCCCGGCATTCCTGCATGACGGCCATCCACCAGAACAACGCGGGTGTGGACGCCGCGCGGTATGCCGGCATGGACAGGGCGACGGGGCAATACGTGATGTTTCTGGATGGCGACGACGTCGTTTTTCCGGACTGCGTGGAAGCCATGACCCGAATGGCCATGCGGGAAAACGCCGACATCGTCATCGGGGACTATGTCAGGCATCTGGACCGCTTCGGCCTCTTCCGCAGAAAAGACGGGGCCATTCCGGAAAACCGCGTGGTGGAGCGGCAGGAGTTCCTTTCTTCCTATTATTCCGGCTTTTTCGGCATGGACCGGTATGGCCTGTTCTACACTTACGGGAAAATGTGCACCAAGCTTTACGGCAGGGAATTCCTGCTTGCCAGCCGTCCCGCCCCAAGCGGACTGAGATATGCGGAAGACCAGTTGTTCAACCTCCGGGTCTTCCCCGCGGCAGAACGCATCGCCCTGCTGGCAAAGGATGTGTACGTGTACAAATTCGGGGGAGTGACGGGAAATCTCACGCTGTCCCTGTTTGACGACATGATCCGCCTGCACTCCCGCAAAATGGGCATGACGGACCGGGAAGACTGGAAAAAAAGCGAATTGAGGGCGTTCCTGAACAACGTCCGCAGTTTTCTGGCAACCCTGGCCGTTTCAGGCCAGCTCACGGCCCGCAGCATGCCGGAAGCCCTGCAAAAGCTGAACGAAAGTTCCATCTGGCGCCAGGCACTGGAAGCACATCCCGGAGTTGATGACAGTTTCTTTTCCGCCATGCGCCGGAACGACCACGCCGCGGCGTACCGGGAACTCAGCCGGAACACCTTCCTGAAAAAAGTCTCCTACAGGTTGCGCAGAATCATTCTGAAACTGGTCCGGTAA
- the recJ gene encoding single-stranded-DNA-specific exonuclease RecJ encodes MTPGFHWTLRPSVKEDDPALKAFPAELPLLVKQLLLQRGFKGGAETELFLEPRLSHLSDPFLMGEMGAAVERIFQAVDAGETVCIYGDYDVDGVTSVALLRAILMAYDLDPQYFIPVRSREGYGLSEAGMERCLCECSDKPSLLITVDCGTSSVREVDMLNKRGIDVIILDHHEAGPQGRPDAVAVVNAKIEENSPYTYLCSAGVVFKLAHALLKVRKLKTFDLKLYLDLVAVATVADIVPLVDENRILVRHGLGRLAHSRHTGLKTLTEIAGIRPSDAASHAGFLNAAHVGFRIGPRINAAGRMDSPMDALELLLTMDNRRAVQLAQMLDSHNRKRQEEEEAIRTDAVQMLHNSFDPERDNVIVLGSRAWHPGVVGIVASQLMRRYHKPTFVIAFDESGVGKGSGRSIPGVSLVQAIHQCADTLVSGGGHDMAAGLVIEESRMDDFRRAFNRYVSETTTEEQRCPVLNIDMEVSFQALTLDLLDSYEKLEPFGNSNPQPLFMSSDVFPTEPPKRVGTNHLKLFMRQGMVERDAIFFNGAERELPEPPWDIAFTIDRNVYRGRASLSISIQEIRSHREM; translated from the coding sequence ATGACACCGGGCTTTCATTGGACTCTGCGCCCCTCCGTGAAGGAGGACGATCCGGCCCTGAAAGCATTCCCCGCGGAACTTCCCCTGCTGGTCAAGCAGCTCCTGCTCCAGCGCGGATTCAAGGGAGGCGCGGAAACGGAACTGTTTCTGGAACCCAGGCTCTCCCACCTGAGCGATCCTTTCCTGATGGGGGAAATGGGCGCCGCCGTGGAACGCATCTTCCAGGCCGTGGACGCGGGGGAAACCGTGTGCATCTACGGGGACTACGATGTGGACGGCGTCACCTCCGTGGCCCTGCTCAGGGCCATTCTGATGGCGTACGACCTGGACCCCCAGTACTTCATTCCCGTCCGTTCCCGCGAAGGATACGGCCTGAGCGAAGCGGGCATGGAACGCTGCCTGTGCGAATGCTCGGACAAGCCCAGCCTGCTCATTACGGTGGACTGCGGCACTTCCTCCGTCAGGGAGGTGGACATGCTCAACAAGCGGGGAATAGACGTCATCATACTGGACCACCACGAGGCCGGACCGCAGGGCAGGCCGGACGCCGTGGCGGTGGTCAATGCCAAAATAGAGGAAAACAGCCCGTACACCTACCTGTGCAGCGCGGGCGTGGTTTTCAAGCTGGCGCACGCCCTGCTCAAGGTGCGGAAATTGAAAACCTTTGACCTCAAGCTCTACCTGGACCTGGTTGCCGTGGCTACCGTGGCGGACATCGTCCCCCTGGTGGATGAAAACCGGATTCTGGTGCGCCACGGCCTGGGCAGGCTGGCCCACAGCCGCCATACGGGGCTGAAAACCCTGACGGAAATAGCGGGCATCCGCCCCTCGGACGCCGCCAGCCATGCCGGATTCCTGAACGCCGCGCACGTGGGCTTCCGGATCGGGCCGCGCATCAACGCCGCCGGGCGCATGGACTCCCCCATGGATGCCCTGGAACTGCTGCTGACCATGGACAACAGGCGCGCCGTCCAGCTCGCCCAGATGCTGGACTCCCATAACCGCAAGCGGCAGGAGGAGGAGGAGGCTATCAGGACGGACGCCGTCCAAATGCTCCACAACTCCTTTGACCCGGAGCGGGACAACGTCATTGTACTGGGCTCCCGCGCGTGGCATCCCGGCGTGGTGGGCATTGTGGCCTCCCAGCTCATGCGGCGGTACCACAAGCCGACCTTCGTCATCGCCTTTGATGAAAGCGGGGTGGGCAAGGGCTCCGGGCGTTCCATCCCCGGCGTCTCCCTCGTGCAGGCCATCCATCAGTGCGCGGACACTTTGGTTTCCGGCGGCGGCCATGACATGGCGGCGGGCCTGGTGATTGAGGAATCCCGCATGGACGACTTCCGGCGGGCCTTCAACCGCTATGTTTCGGAGACCACCACGGAGGAACAGCGCTGCCCGGTGCTGAACATAGACATGGAAGTCTCCTTCCAGGCCCTGACTCTGGACCTGCTGGACAGCTATGAAAAGCTGGAACCCTTCGGCAACTCCAATCCCCAGCCCCTCTTCATGAGCTCCGACGTCTTCCCCACGGAGCCGCCCAAGCGCGTGGGAACCAACCATCTGAAGCTCTTCATGCGCCAGGGCATGGTGGAACGGGACGCCATCTTCTTCAACGGCGCGGAACGGGAACTCCCCGAACCGCCGTGGGACATCGCCTTCACGATTGACCGGAACGTTTACCGGGGCAGGGCCTCCCTGTCCATTTCCATTCAGGAAATCCGTTCCCACCGGGAAATGTGA